In the Epinephelus lanceolatus isolate andai-2023 chromosome 6, ASM4190304v1, whole genome shotgun sequence genome, one interval contains:
- the LOC117254508 gene encoding synapse-associated protein 1-like, with the protein MFRNWGAWLGIENENGPVKEEDDSVVDVNEDKNQDINKPTVVTAESEPINAGKEGDEQPQLLQKAKGFSGYIYNFASSASKKLSESVVETAQTLKKSVEEGKINGIIDKTILGEFQKEQEKFVQEKKSKTFSAAVPPWVGYNEEDTIQQQILALSADKRNFLRDPPAGVQFHFDFEQMYPVAMVMLEEDELLRKMRFHLVPKQVKEEVFWKNYFYRVSLIKQSAQLTALAAQQAAEKRDGEKTGTAPDTVHQKDVVKRKTPAVCSTKPKSREEDEEISTSPPVSEFVSDAFDSCKINEDDLRKEMEQLVLDKKGQKSTHQEETPDWERELQEELQEYDVLADNENRDDNWDREIEEMLMEDSKNT; encoded by the exons ATGTTTCGGAACTGGGGAGCCTGGCTCGGGATAGAAAACGAAAATGGCCCCGTTAAAGAAGAAGACGactctgttgttgatgttaatGAAGACAAGAATCAGGACATAAACAAACCGACTGTTGTGACTGCAGAAAGTGAGCCGATCAATGCTGGAAAAGAAGGTGATGAACAACCTCAGCTTCTCCAGAAAGCTAAAGGCTTCAGTG GTTACATTTATAATTTCGCCAGCAGTGCCTCAAAGAAACTGTCCGAGTCCGTCGTCGAAACAGCACAAACCCTGAAGAAAAGTGTGGAGGAGGGAAAGATCAATGGAATTATTGATAAG ACCATTCTGGGTGAATTCCAGAAAGAACAGGAAAAATTTGTTCAGGAGAAAAAATCTAAAACATTTA GTGCTGCTGTGCCACCATGGGTTGGTTATAATGAAGAGGACACCATACAGCAGCAGATTTTGGCTCTCTCAGCT GACAAAAGGAATTTTTTGCGAGATCCTCCCGCTGGGGTGCAATTTCACTTTGACTTTGAGCAAATGTATCCAGTCGCCATGGTGATGTTGGAAGAAGACGAGCTCCTTCGGAAGATGCGCTTCCATCTGGTCCCCAAACA AGTGAAAGAAGAAGTCTTCTGGAAGAATTACTTCTACCGTGTGTCCTTGATAAAACAGTCAGCTCAGCTCACAGCTCTCGCAGCACAACAGGCGGCTGAGAAGAGAGACGGGGAGAAAACTGGCACCGCTCCCGACACTGTTCATCAAAAGG ATGTAGTTAAACGGAAAACTCCTGCTGTCTGCAGCACCAAACCAAAGTCCAGGGAG GAAGACGAAGAGATCTCCACCAGCCCGCCTGTGTCTGAATTCGTGAGTGATGCTTTTGACTCCTGCAAGATAAATGAGGACGACCTACGCAAAGAGATGGAACAGCTGGTGCTGGACAAGAAGGGACAAAAAAGCACTCATCAGG aGGAGACTCCTGactgggagagagagctgcaggaggagcttCAGGAGTACGACGTGTTGGCTGATAATGAGAACCGTGATGACAACTGGGACAGGGAGATTGAAGAGATGCTAATGGAGGACAGTAAGAACACTTAG